In Porites lutea chromosome 9, jaPorLute2.1, whole genome shotgun sequence, a single window of DNA contains:
- the LOC140947238 gene encoding uncharacterized protein, with translation MPFQGGRYLPPIATPILSTYQKDFIRQSVTPQKSFKHRSTGNLPPINYSRHRTVSTESKYSTEFQGSFGPPAPSAKPLPYEYPSKDPFGTSTYRANFRKSDDSKQGTLPTSPLRKNNPHPQSMTNAFNFPNRGYWVWPHRLQPIHFQ, from the exons ATGCCTTTTCAAGGCGGGAGATATCTACCTCCTATAG CGACTCCCATACTATCAACATACCAAAAGGACTTCATCCGCCAGTCTGTGACTCCACAGAAATCATTCAAACACAGGTCAACTGGCAACCTGC CTCCAATAAACTACTCGCGACATCGTACAGTAAGTACAGAGAGTAAATACAGTACAGAGTTTCAAGGATCGTTTGGACCACCTGCTCCCAGCGCCAA ACCTCTTCCATATGAATATCCGTCAAAGGACCCCTTTGGAACATCAACGTACAGGGCAAATTTCAGAAAGAGCGATGACTCAAAACAAGGGACCCTTCCCACGTCCCCGCTGCGGAAAAACAACCCCCACCCCCAGAGTATGACAAACGCCTTTAATTTCCCGAACAGG GGTTACTGGGTGTGGCCACACAGACTTCAACCGATCCATTTTCAATGA
- the LOC140948925 gene encoding uncharacterized protein: MVETKYAFQSVLFYSSARVIAAFVVRSFTTSDANSQDIQVVSSAFVTTYTKEYTGTFGQPAPNARVRTSRFYPPGQPAVNSTYRTHYPSHHSKPRIKVPFGTSSGYRNNNPHPHNMEQVFNHPAKDYFVWSHYQKLPPVGRQTHTLEGSNSSELLKQVCQDKTRSIYQQDYVFPIQDVPMSSHSGANGILHLQR, from the exons ATGGTGGAG ACGAAGTACGCGTTTCAGAGCGTGCTGTTTTATTCATCGGCGAGGGTTATCGCAGCTTTCGTCGTGAGGAGCTTCACAACTTCGGATGCAA ATTCACAGGATATTCAGGTGGTTTCATCTGCTTTTGTGACTACATACACCAAGGAATATACGGGAACCTTTGGACAACCTGCTCCAAACGCAAG AGTACGAACATCCCGCTTTTATCCACCTGGACAACCAGCCGTGAACTCTACTTACAGGACCCATTATCCGAGTCATCATAGTAAGCCTCGGATAAAGGTGCCTTTTGGCACTTCCTCAGGATATCGGAACAACAACCCTCATCCTCACAACATGGAACAAGTGTTCAACCATCCAGCAAAA GACTATTTCGTATGGTCTCATTACCAGAAGTTACCTCCAGTGGGCCGTCAAACACATACCCTAGAAGGATCCAACAGCTCCGAGCTCCTTAAGCAAGTGTGCCAAGATAAGACACGGTCCATTTATCAACAGGATTATGTTTTTCCAATCCAAG ACGTACCCATGTCAAGTCACAGCGGAGCCAATGGTATATTACATCTTCAAAGATGA